The DNA sequence ATAGGCGAGCAAAGGGCCAGATGACTGGAAAGGTGTTCTACAATGCAAACTGCAAAGAGACGATTTCGcgagagagattcaaatcTCTCTCGCGAAGTACGATGTAAGGAGAAAAAGTATAGGCGATCCTAGAATGATTGGGCCTAAGATATGTTTGTCGATTGTTCACCGACAAGAATTGACTCCAGGAAGTTTCCATCTGACCcatacaaaaccaaaaagatTTGGGGCGCAAATCCCATTTTGGATAATGAATATAAtgggaatggaaagaaggaagaccaaatgatgatgaaaagTGGACAAAGGTGTACCCGCCAATGAGCAGTTTAGTACCACGCACAGCAAAGTGGTGAATTGAGAATGCTCAGTAAAGAATAGGGGTAAAAGAAGATCGACCAAAGGAATAAAACgaaagagagaaggagaaggaaagtTATGGGTAAAGAAAATTCGGCTCACCTTGAACACTCCAGCGAGAGTCAAAATCAGACCGCTACCCACGCCAACCAAAAACACAGCTGCTACGTTCAATAAGAATGCAACTGAGGCATTGCTGATCAATACAAAGATGCCCAACTTCTGCAGCTCGTAGAAGGGTGCCAGTCCTTCTgtgaaaggaaggaagaagaggttgatgatggCGCAGACCGGTGCATAGTAGTGCAGGGATACGAGAGGGTCCATCTTGAGGTTGTGCAACAGGATCTGAATCATCACAAGCCGGGAGGCCTCAAACTAGATAAATGAAAGTTTTAGATGGTCGGCAACGCCAAAAGTTTATTATAGCACTTACGGCAACACCTGCAGCTTGGACGAGGAAACCAATCATATTGAAACGCATTTCTCCCTGAGACGCAAGGGCGACACCCGTAGAGATCATAACTACGATGATACCCAGCTTCTTGTTAGGCTCTTGGATACGGAAGGTCCATGATATGAGTAGAATTGCGACGGGGACGAAGGCCTGTGTAGAATCAAGGGCAAAAATCAGCAACACGTTACTATGATGCAGATCAGTATACAAATATGCACCTTGAGCATCTGAATATAGGACACGCTCAGGTATAGGTAAGCCGTGTTGCTGAAGATCAGACTTCCGGAGAAGAGGAGGCCAATGGGCAATATTGACCGCACAAACATTTCCTTAGTCATATGTACGTCCTTCACGCCATCAAGGAGGTTGGTGGTGCGCTGCAGAATTCGCGTACCAATAGCGGCAAAACCCAAATGCCATGTCACAAGAAAAACTGGGAACTTGAAGTTGAGGGTGTTGTAGAGGTAGTTGTTGTAAATGATGACAGCAGAGCTCAGGGCGATCCAGATAGGGATGACCACCGCTGAGGAGAGCTTGTACTTGGCTGCCGTTGGGGTGGCCTTGGGCGGCTGTGCGGACACTGGAGAAGGCAGGtccatcgacgacgacgatggcaATTTGACTTGCAACATCTCTTGTTCCTCGGCCTGTTTCTCCTGGTCGTGCTTTGAAGAAGACATGGATGAAATGCTAGAAATGCTTACTGAGTTCCTGTTAGGCATAGTGAGAAATAAGAAGGGCCTACAGTGTGGGATACGCCAAACGGTCGTCGGTGGTGCTGGGTGCtggtgggggaggaggagagtcGGGCTGGCAGGTGGTGAATGGGAGAATGATGCCAAAACCAGAATACGGCGGTGTCAAATTTAATTTGCCAACAAGAGTGCCAACCGCCAGCGCCAGCCACAGCCATCAGCACGTGCATGCACGGACCCAACTTGCCTTTTCCGCTCCTTTTCTTGTGCTCGTCCCAGCGCCATGTCCACCCTCCAGGGCTATGTTGACCGTCGTGTCCTCCTCGTGCTCCAAGATGGACGCGCAATCGTGGTCAGTACTCTTTTTCTCTGCCTTGCTGACCGCTCATTCTCTCCAGGGCGTGCTGGCAGGATTTgatcaaaaatcaaacatcGTGCTAGCAGACTCCAAGGAGCGTGTCTACAGTGCCGATGAGGGTGTGGAGGAGATTCCTCTCGGTCTATATCTCGTCAAAGGAGAGATGATGTCAGTCCGCCATAGTCTTTGCTCCTATCGCGTCCTGCTAACGCGATCTTTAAGATGCCTCGTGGGCGAAATTGACGAAGAAATCGACAAATCAGTCGATTTGGCATCGATACGCGCAGACCCTATCCCACCTATTCGCTATGGTTGATGTCAATTCAGTCGTTGTTGCTACCAGAAGCTATGGTCTGTCACGGCTCTCGTCTACATTCACTCGAAGCTGCCATATCTCCATTCAATGTTTCCTGGGAGCATATTAAAAGCGCGACGTCGTTCAATCTTTGTTTGGGGCGTCCGTCTAGTCGCAAAATGGCAGGCTGGCGTCTTATGTTGGCGTTGATCCGATTCCTAGGCCAGACTAGTGAAGCATCAGTCAGATGTACGTATTTAAAAGCAGGAATTCGAAATTACCGACATTTGTTTTCATTCCAACTAGTCGAATAATCGTCGTCACGCAGCTCTACGGAAGAAAATCCACCTTGTATCCAAACGCACTTCTCTCTCTAAAAAAGAAAGGCATCATGCAATGGTACACCCATGCATTGGATCTGTGTGCAAAGCTACCCTACGCGACCAATCATAACTGACTTGATACATTTGGAAACCGCAAATCATACAAGCTGGAGTTCGACTTCATAGTCACTACATTTAAACGAACAATGTCAACGACCTAATGGCCTCTTTGTTCCATAGATGCTGCCATACTCTGACCCATCTTCTTATCATTTTGACTCTTGTTTGCCTCGGCTTTTTTATCACTCTGTGCAGCATCCGTCAACTATCGATTTCATAGGCGACCATCACCAAAACGAAATACATACTGCGTGTTCAAAATATTCTAAAAGACAGTAATAAATGAGTGCAGTGCCCAGATCAAGATTATATGAAACCGCACCTTTCCTCTGTTCTCGATCAGAAATATGGCCTGCGTCAATCGGACTGTCCACGGACGCCCGTCCCATTGGCTTCTCGTCCGCTGCAGGTGGCGAATTGGTGCCGCTCCCGATATCTTTAACGCGTTGGCAGTGGTCCGACATTCTTAAAGTGTTATGAACTAGTGATTGTAGGTGGCTGATTTGCTTTGTCTCGAACTGGAACTCAAACGCTCGTTTATGTAGCCAGACGAATGTATTTCTGGCTGGATGACATCAGGTTGGTGTATTGTTTAGGATGATGTCACCATCCAGGCGCTGATTCCACTCTTGGATGTCACTTCCTGATCCGGAAATTATTTCTACTCCAGTCCAACATGACCTGATGGTTTCTGTCAAGGTCAATTTTTGAGAGGAAACAAATGAGGTGCTAATTTTCTGGTCCTACATTGCGGCGGCAGCATATAGTAGTATGTCATCTGTAAGTGTTCCGTTCCGTTTGTAATGCGTGTGCGGAGGATAATAACTTGTTGAAATCTTCATTCGTCAATTACCAGTCACTTCATTGAGAAAATGTCGCAGATTCCGACTTTTCACTGTCTGCTCGCCGCTTACAAAATAATTGCAATGACGGTTAGCAAAACCTTCTCTCCGTCGCAAACTTTATGCTTTGATTGATTTGTGAGAGCCTTGAAATATGCTATGATGCAGATCAACATTGACTCAACTATGCGAACCATGTTCGCAACATAGCTGTTTTATAAAAGCGTGTACGATTCATTGAATCGAAACACTTAAAAAAACTTACTTTCAAAGCCTAGCTTAATACGGTTTATCCGTGCCTCGCAAGATGATTTATATGTCTTCTGTTAGTCTTTGCTTCTACCGCATGGTCATTTGTTTGCCAGGGATTTTATGACAAGTGCTTTGGGTATGACTGTTCAATTCTTCATGATTGTATGAATGTACCTCCGGGAGATTTATGGTCGGTTTAGGGTCATACCTTTGATCATGGTTCGTTTCAATTGATCACTGTTTAAATATCATTCTTATTTCACCAAATTTATTTGTCAGTCTTTCTGGCCCTGTAAACGGCTTCTGAGATGCGATTATATTTGCTTGGATTGAGAAAATGTATCACCACATCTCTACACATGAAGGAGCTTTGCACCAATGTGCTCTTGGTAGGCTCTACTCTACATCTGTGCCTTTTGTGAAGTCGGACGTCAATGCACTAACCTGTATCGGGCCCCGCTTTTCTGTGTGGGATATAGATCAATCGCAGCAACACGTCCGATATCCGATGGTGCTCTTCAGCACTGGTATTTTCTCCGCTATCTTTTCATTCTGGTCCTTGCAATCCCAGTCTCctctcaaattttaaccaCGCGGTATCTAACTGCCATCGTGAAAGATATACAAAATTGTCAGCCTACGCATGCAGCCGCTCTCTGGTTATTACCACATGCTCCTCTTGCTCTGCTTCATAGCCATCATGGGCAACCTGGAACATTTGGGGATACATTAGAAATACCTCCTTCAACGAAGGGTTCTCGAACGCACAACTCACATACCCTCAAGGCGATAGAGCGCACCGTCCCGAACCTCCGCGGTTTCTCCGAGCGCATAAGCCGTGAGGTGCCGTTTGCCTTTTACACTCTGTTTTGTAATCATAGTTTGGGAAGTTTCGGGATGAACTGAAGAACTTCTATCAGAATGCAGGGTATCTGCCCAGTCTGGGGATTTATCCCCATGAAATTGAACGTCAGCTGAACGGTTAATACGAAAGGCGGCAAGGGGTTAGCAAAGTTTGTCCCTTTGAGATCACCCACCGTGAGTTGAACTGGGATATAGGTTGAGAATCCTCAATGGTTAATATAACAAGCCATTGGACAAAATAGGGCGTTAGGAATCCGCAGTAAATCGCCAGTATGTATAACGGACGTCAAGTACCTGTGAGGCAGATTATTAAAACCATTGAACAAAGAAGCACGTATAACACGGACATGTGGACTTCGCGGCTCGGAAATTAATTTCAATTCAATCAATTGTTATTATAATCGGTATGTCCCCTCAGTTACTACTAAGCAAGGGCAGGGAGATCGAGGCCAGGGACATATCATGCTATCAACTAATATATCAAGTTACCAACAGGTTATAGAAAAATTACTCATCTCTCTCAAATCAGAAATTCTACTTCCAACTTCCATCAAAGAGATACACGTTTATCCTCTTCCCGTACACTTAGTAGCACCGGCGCACAGCAGTGACTAAAAATGCAAAGATAAATAGACGCTTTAACAAAGTTGTCCCATTAGCTCACCCTGGACATTGAAGACTGTCACGGTAAACAGGCATGCAACTACGAACCCACATCGTAATAATGTAACATGATCTAAAGTGTGTTTTTGACTGAAAACTAGAAATATATCAATGACCTTCAAACTAGGGCTGCTTTTATTCGAGTCGGACTTAATGTCGGAAGCGTTAACGTAGGGTAAAATGATTCAAAAAGAATATTTATTTTTACAGAACCGTTAAAAAATCTCCCAGAATACAAGAAGGAACTATCCAGTAAATATTAATGTGGTGCTACAGCCACCAGAGTTTTATAACTGAGGTTTATGTGAGTGATTGGTTGGGAACATCGAATTTTAAATAATGATTTGGATATCAAGCCGGGGAAAACCAAGAGGTACTACTATCGAAAAATCGACAAAGATGAAAATTAAAACTCTGGGTCTATTCTACTATTCAAGTTCATCTTAACATAGCATCGGTCATTTCGGGGTCAAAATCAAAGTTAAAGTCGGCGTTTGTATGCAAGGTTACTGCCATTCTGAAGAGAACGTTGTCGCCGGTCGGTTGTTTTGATGGGTTGTTTTCATTTGATTCCATGATTTGTATTTAGCCATGTGGAGGACCCCTGACAATAGGCCCAGAGGACGTTCCCGAAAAAGGTcgatttttgggttttttgtccgtcgcgattttcaaaatttctgtcCGGATATAGAACGACCtaccaattttttcaaaaatttgtcCGGAAATCGGGAACAACCCTCGGGAGGCCCAATTTGTGTCCGGACAGGCCTAAAAATCGATTTTTTCGCCGCTGCGCGCGTTCAGCTGAGTTCAGTCGCAAATGGGACGCTTCAGAACAATGTTAAGAATCActgtaataaaaaaaaacctgCCTAGTACAATACAAAACCATAAAACGAGTATGCGATGCAAAAAAAGCTATGTACTACTATCTAGGTTTCGCTTTGCAAACATTTTCATCGCTTTTTTGATGCTCCCTACTCCCTCAACCAATGTCTTGTAAAGCGAAATATCTTGCGCATGAACTTCAAAACCTGCTGCAGTGACAGACAAGGGTTTATGATAGAGGAGGGTGAGTAACTTGCAGGAAGGCAGGTGTGCAAATTCAGATACATTGAGCAAGGCAGTTTTGGTGGGTCTTGCAGTGAAGTAGAGGCCATGACTGTGCTCGAAGACTTGAAAAGATGCTTTTGAAAGGGCACAGACATTGGTAGTAGTCGCAACCGGCTGGTTTCGTGAGTGCTTTCCGTTTGGTTTCTCACTCAAAGCAATGACTAAAGTACGGCGTGATCATTAGTCACTACATCGAAACAGCTCCAACTGATAGTCCACTTTACCTTTGCCAATCTGAATCCtatcatcaagaaaaaggaactACAATTGAATGTGTGATGCAGAAAATCTATGTAATAATATCTAAATTTCGCTTTGCAAACATTTTCATTGCCTTTTTTATTCTCTTGAACTATGGGTTTACTAAGGGCAAAATACTAAAAAGGCGATATTGAGATTAGAAACAACGACGTAGTATCACAATACGAAGGGCGGGAGCGACTACACGCTCAGCCTCTATACTAACCGATGACTTATATTTTGAGGGTCGTTGATCACGATATATGTCCGGTTTTTGGATCGACCTCGGCGGTCCTGCAACTTTTCTGTCCGGAtttttggaacgacattTTGCTCAAAATCTGGGATTTCTGTCCGGTTTCGGAACGTCCGAAGGGgtcgattttcaaaatttttgtccgtcCGACGGAACGTCCTCTGGGCCTATTGTCAGGGGTCCTCCATGTGGCCGCCGATTATGTAGAGCTCATATCAGCCCGAGTTTCAACTTGTAAGATGATTGTAGTGAAATAGACTTTAACCAATTTATAGAGTTCTGGAGTAATACCGCTGTTCATTGTTAAGTAGCTACTTGCACCTCCACAATGTAGGAGAATGTAGGTCCACATGTTCATTCATTTGCATCCGCTCCAAAGAACGTGGCAATCGCGTGGAATTGGGTATAAATCCGTGTATCTCATCACGTGTCTGAAAAAACATTCACGCGACGCGCTTGGTTCAAAAGAGGCACAAGAAAGGTAGAATAAAAATATAAAATAAAACCTTATTTTAGTTTGTGGGGGGCGTAATAGAATAGATTGGCTTCTAAGTAGAGTTTACTGGCTTGATGCAATTGCGTTTCTCTAGATGTGCCTACTATAAAGACCCCTAGTatgttggaatgattttcTGCCTATTAATGTTCAAAACAAAGCTGATTCGCTATTATACggtgtatgtatgtgtaGATGATATCAAAAAGCCTAAAGCTGTTTCAAGATGGAACAACAACGACATACAATTGCCGCCGGCGCGGCGCCTACATAAAAGGTTAAAAATTCACACCGCTTTCAGTATCACCTGTTAAAGCCTGTTAATCATTCTGATTTTGCTCAAGCAATGATACAACATTAAATCTGGGTAGAAAATTAATTAAAATTTCTCTATCAGAAAGATCCAAACCTATCCAAGTCCAACCTTCATTGACTATTGCTTTTCTGGTGCACCATAATACCATCCGCACCGGGCTTATGATTAAAACCACTTAGATCAGCAGCAACACGATCAAGCATCATGGTAAATACAATGAGACAAGGAAGGTACAACTTTAACTCTTATTACTTCAAATACGCACATACATACCTATAAAAATACAGTTCTCTGCTCCGCGCACTTACTAGCTGTGTCTTGGAAGTACATGAACTGAGGCCATAAAAAAGCAATACTCGCAATTGAGTAGCCTGCGGGGTGGAACTGGAAGACGATTAACTCCGAGATATGGTGATTCGAATACAATAATAATGTCATTTACTCTCATTAAATGTACCTGGAGATCCCAGCAACCTTAGAAGTGAGCGGCCAAGTACGTTCCACATGGGTTCTTAACCAGGTATATAAAACCGGCACAGGATTTCATGAGGGTTGGCAACGAAGTTGGGGTTGTGATTGAATCCTTGAAAAACCCCAAGGCGACGGCCCCGAGGTATGAAAACATAAAGGTAACATCACTGATGTAATGTTGAATCACTTTTTAAAAATATAAGTGGATTCTAATTGCGCTTTGGTGTTGCTATGACCAGTGGGACGCATAGAGTTCACCAAGGAGGCTAGTATCTGTCAGACCTTATTTAATACAAGTCCTTTACCATTGTTGCTATGAGCGCTTCAAGGCGCTTCATAATTAACCGAGCAAGAGATATCACAGTCGTTCCCCATTGTCCTATACTGCCTCGCATCGTTCATCAACGTATGAGTTACATTCAAGCAAATGCGGTCTGAGATCGCTGACCCAGTATGCGCAGATTTTCGCTTACTGAGCACGAGGTATGCAACTCAGGCCCTCGGGTATGTTCACTCCGCCATTCCTGAAGTCCAAGAGTTTCCTAGTCGCGGGAAAGGATCAGTGCTCCCATGGAAACCAAGATACCATATCCGTTTAGCCcctccaaatcttacaaaaCTCCAGCGTCAACGATGCATGGCTGGCTATAACTGGTCACATTTCCGAAGATAGAGAGCTAGACGAGTAGTGAAGTTTTCAAGACTTTAAACACTTATGCAAAGGCCATGGAACTCCGGGGAGCAAGAGCACGCAAAGAAAATGAATGTCCTCAAAGCCTTGGCAAATGTCATACCATCCTGCTCGGTCACGAATTCCTCTGGTATAACAATGATGAATGAAGCCTTCTCCAGAATTTGGGATCCTAGAGGGACCGAAAGAAACTTTCATAATGAAACGGCACCGATAAGATTCCTGCAGTCAATCCAAAAGTTCCGAGGTGTGGGACTAAGTGTGAGGTGAACTGTAAGCTGTGATAACCGGTGGAGTACAATACACAACTTCAAAGTGTAATTTTTAGTTAACAGAGGCCTCCATCCTGGACGTTGGAAGTACATACCGATCGCCACAAATTAATCATCGTATACAACGGATCAGTTGAGTAATGAATGCAAGGACGTATCGGTGCAAAAAGGAGGACATTAGAGAGGTCGTTCAGGATTTAACATAAATAGTTTGATATGACGTAACCATTGAATTGGGTATGGAAAGTTCGTTTATTTAGAAATTAGAATACCTGGACTTCAATAACGATATTCGAGTTCAAAGTTAAGTACAAAACTAGACAAGTTAGAGACGTACTTTGACTGATTAACGCTCCTGGTCTACCCTTTATTTTTTGAGATAACTGGTCCACCACTCTTCGAACAGTGAAAGTCCAAGGCCACCATCCACAGCTAAatcttctgtttcttttgtatATAAATGACAGTCACGAGGGCGTGTTGTAGCGCCCTCTCCACTGGGCGGCTCGGCGTCCGGAATTATATGTTTGTGAGGGAGGCCTAGAATCTTTGCGAACGTAAGGCAGATTTCATATTTGGTGAAGGGTTCATCTGAAGAATAGTGGAGGATGGGCGGAATAGGTTTTTTTAAACCTGGATTTGCATAAGGCACAGGGAAGAAACATAAAACGTCAGACCTGCTTACCTGTTAACCGTACCAAGAAGTCTGCAATGTCTAGGACGTTTGTGGGATACCGGGTGGCGTAGTGATCCATTTTGTATGTTTTCCCTGACTGATCTTGAACAACATCAAGTAATATGTTAATAGCAGAGTCAGAGTTTTGAGGGGCGGGGCCGTATCTAAATAACAAGGGTACCTCCTGATAAATGGAGGTTCGTGGTAATGATTCACGTAAGGGAACTTACAGCACAGGCACTCTGAGAACGATGACTTTGGCACCGTCAACTCCTAGAACGGCAACCTCTCCGTCTCTTTTAGAGCGCCCATATAACTGAAGTGGGTtcgtagaagaagaaggggtGTATGGAGGAGAGGTGCCGTCAAAAACGTAGTCTATTTCGCATGTGAGCAGTTAATCATCCCTGTTACAAACattgaagaaaaataccAGTTGAGATGTATACCAGTTTGAATTTCAACGCTTTCGATAGGGAAGCTAAATGTCCGGGAACTTCTGCATTCAACTGTAGTGGTCACATTGGACGGGTACGCATATAGAGGAGGGATGGAAATAGCTTACGCGTTGCGCCGCTTCCGGATCCTTGGAAGTGTCAGGCAATTGTCAAGGGCATATTTGAAGGTCGGCGCACCTTTTCAGCAACGTCTGGTCGTCGTTCAGCAGCACAGTGGATCACCCCTGAGAACCGAACCGCATGAAATCTCGCAATTGATTAGGAGAAAGCCAAGAACTAGTTACAGTCAGGCTTGACTTTGTGGAAGAAAGCGTCGACTTCTTCCCCATTTCTGAGATCCAGTTTTTGCAGACCGTCACCGACTCGTGAATTGGCGAGCCCAACGGCGTCAAACCCTGAATTCTTGAATGCGCCGAGGACCGCTGAACCCAAAACTCCAGATGCACCTGCAAACTTCCGTCTTTAGTTTCATTCAAACCAGGGTGAAATAAATCCATGCCTGTCACGACGACTTTCATATTTCACTAGATTCGACCTGTAAAAGTTGTGGTATGTAGAACTCGAAGGTAGGCGATGTCAGGAGTACACCGCAGTCAATTGACGGTCACGACAATCTAATCTCGGTATTCCTTCGGCGATCCCCGGCTGATTTGTTGCCCAAGAGATTGACGTTGTT is a window from the Psilocybe cubensis strain MGC-MH-2018 chromosome 8, whole genome shotgun sequence genome containing:
- a CDS encoding U6 snRNA-associated Sm-like protein LSm8, with the protein product MSTLQGYVDRRVLLVLQDGRAIVGVLAGFDQKSNIVLADSKERVYSADEGVEEIPLGLYLVKGEMICLVGEIDEEIDKSVDLASIRADPIPPIRYG
- a CDS encoding putative sugar phosphate/phosphate translocator (putative sugar phosphate/phosphate translocator At5g11230); this translates as MPNRNSVSISSISSMSSSKHDQEKQAEEQEMLQVKLPSSSSMDLPSPVSAQPPKATPTAAKYKLSSAVVIPIWIALSSAVIIYNNYLYNTLNFKFPVFLVTWHLGFAAIGTRILQRTTNLLDGVKDVHMTKEMFVRSILPIGLLFSGSLIFSNTAYLYLSVSYIQMLKAFVPVAILLISWTFRIQEPNKKLGIIVVMISTGVALASQGEMRFNMIGFLVQAAGVAFEASRLVMIQILLHNLKMDPLVSLHYYAPVCAIINLFFLPFTEGLAPFYELQKLGIFVLISNASVAFLLNVAAVFLVGVGSGLILTLAGVFKDILLITGSVIIFGSEITPLQVFGYSIALGGLVLFKTSGGK
- a CDS encoding Methionine adenosyltransferase 2 subunit beta gives rise to the protein MKVVVTGMDLFHPGLNETKDGSLQVHLEFWVQRSSAHSRIQGLTPLGSPIHESVTVCKNWISEMGKKSTLSSTKSSLTVTNYVFDGTSPPYTPSSSTNPLQLYGRSKRDGEVAVLGVDGAKVIVLRVPVLYGPAPQNSDSAINILLDVVQDQSGKTYKMDHYATRYPTNVLDIADFLVRLTGLKKPIPPILHYSSDEPFTKYEICLTFAKILGLPHKHIIPDAEPPSGEGATTRPRDCHLYTKETEDLAVDGGLGLSLFEEWWTSYLKK